A part of Cupriavidus sp. D39 genomic DNA contains:
- a CDS encoding lycopene cyclase family protein codes for MNCYDYIIVGAGSAGCVLARRLSDDRNTRVLLVEAGPPADDFWIRTPAGMGKLFRSAHYNWCFETEPVPTLRNRRIYWPRATRQKAASRTGF; via the coding sequence GTGAATTGTTACGACTACATTATCGTTGGGGCTGGCTCGGCAGGCTGTGTCCTGGCCCGCCGTCTGAGCGACGATCGCAACACGCGTGTGCTGCTGGTAGAGGCGGGACCACCCGCCGATGATTTCTGGATCCGCACGCCCGCTGGCATGGGCAAGTTGTTCAGGTCAGCGCACTACAACTGGTGCTTCGAGACAGAGCCAGTGCCGACCTTGCGCAATCGCCGGATCTACTGGCCCCGGGCGACACGGCAAAAGGCAGCGAGTCGCACGGGCTTTTGA
- a CDS encoding Bug family tripartite tricarboxylate transporter substrate binding protein, whose translation MKQFFRNLFAIVPVAMAATAPALAADAYPSRPVRIVVNTGPGGLVDFTTRLVAQEMSLRLKQQVIVENRAGGDGMIGINVVKAAPADGYTLLASAGTMAYQQVLKKDANYDITKDFTGVGFLGKSPLLLVVSPDSSYKNAADFIKNAKANPNKLTYASAGVGTGTHIGAALFLQRAGLQLLHVPYKGNGPAMPDVMSGRVSMIFEAYGSGKGYLAGGKLTALGVSSATRVSTSPDIPTLAEQGVPGYSFYTWMGLVAPAGTPKEVVQKLSDALHAVYSNQALKERFKAEGIEDVFMSPHDFNAFMAKEVADVTSLSKEIRLERQ comes from the coding sequence ATGAAGCAATTTTTCCGGAATCTTTTCGCCATCGTACCCGTTGCCATGGCGGCCACAGCCCCAGCGCTTGCAGCAGACGCATACCCGAGCCGTCCTGTTCGCATTGTGGTGAACACCGGCCCGGGCGGCCTGGTGGATTTCACAACGCGGCTGGTCGCACAGGAAATGAGTTTGCGACTGAAGCAGCAGGTCATCGTCGAGAACCGCGCAGGCGGGGACGGCATGATCGGCATCAACGTCGTCAAGGCGGCGCCGGCGGACGGCTACACGCTGCTTGCCTCGGCGGGAACCATGGCGTACCAGCAAGTGCTGAAGAAGGACGCCAACTATGACATCACCAAGGACTTTACCGGCGTCGGTTTCCTCGGCAAGTCACCACTTCTCCTCGTCGTGTCGCCAGACAGCTCCTACAAGAATGCCGCGGATTTCATCAAGAATGCCAAGGCAAATCCGAACAAGCTGACGTACGCGTCCGCAGGCGTTGGCACCGGTACGCATATCGGCGCGGCGTTGTTCCTGCAGCGAGCCGGTCTGCAGCTTCTGCACGTTCCTTACAAGGGCAACGGCCCGGCAATGCCGGACGTGATGAGCGGACGCGTGAGCATGATTTTCGAAGCCTATGGCAGCGGCAAGGGCTATCTGGCGGGCGGAAAGCTGACGGCACTGGGGGTTTCGTCGGCGACCCGCGTCAGCACGTCGCCTGATATTCCCACGCTCGCTGAACAGGGCGTGCCGGGCTACAGCTTCTATACGTGGATGGGACTGGTTGCACCGGCCGGCACTCCGAAGGAGGTGGTGCAAAAACTGTCCGATGCCCTGCATGCCGTGTACTCAAACCAGGCCCTGAAAGAGCGATTCAAGGCCGAAGGCATTGAGGACGTTTTCATGTCGCCCCATGACTTTAATGCCTTCATGGCCAAGGAGGTTGCCGACGTAACCAGCTTGTCCAAGGAAATCCGGCTTGAGAGACAGTAA
- a CDS encoding Bug family tripartite tricarboxylate transporter substrate binding protein, with protein sequence MVGLVATAPGVIVVNRDLPVRSLRDLAAYSKANPTKVNFGSSGIGSASHLAGEYLSKVAGITMTHIPYKADADIVQAMYTGSVHVGIAPAQGAVTAISNGKLRALAVTGSHRLRQLPEAPSLAEAGISGLEGLDPYTYYGLVGPRGLPASVAMKLNAAINRVSREPTSAAQIQDKYYADPRSGSPDDLRKVIQEDTEKWTRFSKYVNVAG encoded by the coding sequence ATGGTTGGGTTGGTGGCCACCGCGCCCGGTGTGATCGTGGTCAACCGCGACCTGCCGGTGCGCTCGTTGCGCGACCTTGCCGCCTACTCCAAGGCGAACCCGACGAAGGTGAATTTCGGTTCGTCGGGCATCGGCTCGGCCAGTCACCTGGCGGGCGAATACCTGAGCAAGGTCGCCGGTATCACCATGACCCACATTCCCTACAAGGCGGATGCGGATATCGTCCAGGCGATGTACACCGGATCCGTTCATGTCGGCATTGCGCCGGCCCAGGGAGCGGTGACGGCGATCAGCAATGGCAAGCTGCGGGCGCTGGCTGTGACTGGCTCGCATCGGCTGAGGCAACTGCCGGAGGCCCCGAGCCTCGCGGAAGCCGGTATCAGCGGCTTGGAAGGCCTTGATCCCTATACCTACTATGGTCTGGTGGGGCCGAGGGGATTGCCTGCCAGCGTCGCTATGAAGCTCAATGCGGCAATAAACCGCGTATCGCGGGAACCCACCTCGGCAGCCCAGATACAGGATAAGTATTACGCGGATCCACGCTCCGGCAGTCCGGACGACCTGCGCAAGGTCATTCAGGAAGACACCGAAAAATGGACCCGCTTCAGCAAATACGTCAATGTCGCGGGTTGA
- the tcuB gene encoding tricarballylate utilization 4Fe-4S protein TcuB yields MQKLEALAREATELAGQEPGATAMPNTGRVIRVLPLTENEAEVARQMQICNACRYCEGFCAVFPAMTRRLEFGKADVNYLANLCHNCGACYHACQYAPPHDFGVNVPQAMAKVRLETYSEYAWPAPLGKLYKRNGLTVSVALAIGLALFLVLAVTIGGALWRTHEGGNFYAVFPHNTLASMFGAVFGFAVIALGIGVRRFWRDVSTGTASAPAVAEATKNVLTLTYLDGGHGDGCNEANDRFTLARRRFHHFTFYGFMLCFASTAVATAYHFLLGWHAPYLVFSLPVLLGTAGGIGLLIGPAGLLWLNLRRHPMHGDVQQRPMDRGFIALLLLISGTGLALLAGRETAAMPLLLALHLGVVMALFATLPYGKFAHGIFRTAALLKSNIEKRRPSELRLGDD; encoded by the coding sequence ATGCAGAAGCTTGAAGCGCTTGCGCGCGAGGCCACGGAGCTGGCTGGCCAGGAGCCGGGCGCGACTGCCATGCCCAATACCGGGCGCGTGATCCGCGTCCTGCCGCTCACGGAGAACGAAGCCGAAGTCGCGCGGCAGATGCAGATCTGTAATGCCTGCCGCTATTGCGAGGGTTTCTGCGCGGTGTTTCCGGCCATGACGCGCCGGCTCGAATTTGGCAAGGCCGATGTGAACTACCTGGCGAATCTGTGTCACAACTGCGGTGCGTGCTATCACGCGTGCCAGTACGCGCCTCCGCATGACTTCGGCGTTAACGTCCCTCAGGCGATGGCCAAGGTACGGTTGGAGACGTACAGCGAATATGCGTGGCCGGCGCCGCTGGGCAAGCTGTATAAGCGCAACGGCCTGACGGTGTCGGTAGCGCTGGCGATCGGACTCGCATTGTTCCTGGTGCTGGCCGTGACGATAGGTGGCGCGCTGTGGCGTACGCACGAGGGCGGAAATTTCTATGCGGTGTTCCCGCACAACACGCTGGCAAGCATGTTTGGCGCGGTGTTCGGCTTTGCAGTCATCGCGCTCGGCATCGGGGTGCGGCGCTTCTGGCGCGACGTGTCGACCGGGACGGCCTCGGCGCCTGCCGTGGCGGAGGCGACGAAGAACGTGCTGACGTTGACCTACCTGGATGGTGGCCATGGGGATGGCTGCAATGAGGCGAATGATCGCTTTACGCTGGCGCGGCGGCGCTTCCACCATTTCACGTTCTATGGTTTCATGCTGTGCTTTGCTTCGACGGCGGTGGCGACGGCTTATCATTTTCTGTTGGGATGGCATGCGCCGTATCTGGTATTCAGCCTGCCGGTGCTGTTGGGCACAGCTGGAGGCATCGGCCTGTTGATCGGCCCGGCCGGATTGCTGTGGCTGAACCTGCGGCGTCATCCCATGCACGGGGATGTGCAACAACGGCCGATGGATCGGGGCTTCATTGCGTTGCTGCTGTTGATCAGTGGGACAGGATTGGCCTTGCTGGCGGGACGTGAGACGGCTGCGATGCCGTTGCTGCTGGCGCTACACCTGGGCGTGGTGATGGCCTTGTTCGCGACGCTGCCGTATGGCAAGTTTGCGCATGGCATCTTCCGCACCGCGGCGCTGTTGAAGTCCAACATTGAAAAGCGCAGGCCCAGCGAACTGCGTCTCGGCGACGACTGA
- a CDS encoding Bug family tripartite tricarboxylate transporter substrate binding protein — MAFSFVARLLSLGVMGVLGTASHAEEYPARPIRILVGFAAGGSTDAIARFYAQKLAVELKTPVIVENKPGAGQIVAIKVLKAAPADGYTLYMGTGSALSQTPGSSGACPTSR; from the coding sequence ATGGCTTTCAGTTTTGTTGCACGCTTGCTTTCCCTCGGGGTCATGGGGGTGCTTGGCACGGCGTCACACGCCGAAGAGTATCCGGCTCGGCCGATCCGCATCTTGGTCGGCTTTGCGGCGGGTGGAAGTACGGACGCAATTGCCCGCTTCTATGCGCAGAAGCTTGCTGTGGAACTCAAGACTCCGGTTATCGTGGAGAACAAGCCCGGCGCTGGCCAGATCGTTGCGATCAAGGTGCTGAAAGCCGCGCCGGCGGATGGGTACACCCTCTATATGGGAACGGGCAGCGCGCTTTCGCAGACGCCGGGGTCCAGCGGGGCCTGTCCTACGAGCCGCTGA
- a CDS encoding 3-hydroxyacyl-CoA dehydrogenase, with the protein MIGAGTMGSGIAMSYADAGIPVTVLEVTREALDRGMLRIRDTYAVRVKRGSLSQGEMDARLALIEGVQSYEAIADCDAVVEAVFERIDIKQEIFGRLDAVMKPGALLLTNSSAIDIDIMANATSRPQDVAGAHFFAPANVMKLCEVVRGSKTAPVTVANAMKMARDMGKVCAVAGSCDGFAANRSRAPMMTEMMLMLEEGATPEQIDKVMVDFGYPMGPFAVNDISGLDVSYEGRKRRAAANPEYRKLHVPDRLVEMGRKGQKTGAGWYAYRDGDRTPHPDDVVKQVIAQVAAEFGIPQRSFTDEEILHRLLFASVNEACKILEEGKAYRASDIDVMWLYGFGFPVIGAG; encoded by the coding sequence GTGATCGGTGCAGGCACGATGGGCAGCGGCATTGCTATGTCCTATGCGGATGCGGGTATCCCCGTCACGGTGCTCGAAGTCACGCGCGAGGCGCTCGACCGAGGCATGCTGCGCATCCGTGACACGTACGCAGTCCGTGTCAAGCGAGGCAGCTTGTCGCAAGGTGAAATGGACGCACGACTGGCCTTGATTGAAGGTGTGCAGAGCTATGAAGCCATCGCAGACTGCGATGCCGTCGTCGAGGCTGTATTCGAGCGGATCGATATCAAGCAGGAGATCTTTGGCCGCCTCGACGCCGTGATGAAGCCGGGGGCATTGCTGCTGACCAACTCGTCGGCCATTGATATCGACATCATGGCAAACGCCACCAGCCGCCCGCAAGACGTGGCCGGCGCGCACTTCTTTGCGCCGGCAAACGTGATGAAGCTCTGCGAGGTCGTGCGTGGCAGCAAGACGGCGCCCGTGACAGTGGCGAATGCCATGAAGATGGCGCGCGACATGGGCAAGGTATGTGCGGTGGCCGGTTCGTGCGATGGCTTTGCCGCGAACCGCAGCCGTGCCCCGATGATGACCGAGATGATGCTGATGCTCGAAGAAGGTGCGACGCCGGAGCAGATCGACAAGGTCATGGTCGACTTCGGCTACCCGATGGGGCCCTTTGCCGTTAACGACATTTCCGGCCTCGACGTGAGCTATGAAGGGCGCAAGCGCCGCGCCGCGGCCAATCCGGAGTATCGCAAGTTGCACGTGCCGGACCGGCTGGTGGAAATGGGCCGCAAGGGCCAGAAGACCGGCGCCGGCTGGTACGCCTACCGCGATGGCGATCGCACCCCGCATCCGGACGACGTGGTGAAACAGGTCATCGCGCAGGTCGCGGCGGAGTTCGGCATTCCGCAGCGCTCGTTCACCGACGAGGAAATCCTGCACCGCTTGCTGTTCGCGTCGGTCAACGAGGCATGCAAGATCCTGGAGGAAGGAAAAGCCTACCGCGCCAGCGACATCGACGTCATGTGGCTGTACGGCTTTGGCTTCCCCGTCATCGGGGCGGGCTGA
- a CDS encoding rubredoxin, protein MENQSASADHSGAGAVFADFKVWQCALCGFVYDEAMGMPDEGIAPGTRWTDIPDDWMCPECSVGKSDFEMVEV, encoded by the coding sequence ATGGAGAACCAATCCGCGAGCGCTGACCATTCTGGCGCGGGTGCTGTCTTTGCCGACTTCAAGGTCTGGCAATGCGCGCTGTGCGGCTTTGTCTACGACGAGGCGATGGGGATGCCCGACGAAGGCATCGCCCCGGGCACGCGCTGGACTGACATTCCCGACGACTGGATGTGCCCGGAGTGCTCGGTAGGCAAGAGCGACTTCGAGATGGTCGAGGTGTAG
- a CDS encoding enoyl-CoA hydratase/isomerase family protein: protein MNQAQTVTYAVEDGVALIAVNNPPVNALAAGVREGIMECVMRANADAEVDAIVLLGEGKNFIAGADIRRFGSVRPVSTRKSAATLEASDKPVVAAMHGYALGGGLEHALACHYRIASPDARLGLPEVNLGIIPAGGGTQRLTRIAGPAAALDVILSGRHVGAEEAQRLGIVDAIMDGTDLRTAAIRFARGVASRRPLPRARDSAQGIELTGAGATALDAARKSITKKSRHLKAPAYALECVEAALTRPFDEG, encoded by the coding sequence ATGAATCAAGCACAGACTGTCACTTACGCCGTTGAGGACGGCGTCGCGTTGATCGCCGTGAACAATCCGCCCGTCAACGCGCTGGCCGCTGGCGTGCGGGAAGGGATCATGGAATGCGTCATGCGCGCCAACGCCGATGCGGAGGTGGATGCCATCGTTCTGCTGGGCGAAGGCAAAAACTTCATCGCCGGTGCCGATATCCGGCGGTTTGGTAGCGTCCGGCCGGTGTCCACTCGCAAGAGTGCCGCGACGCTTGAGGCGAGCGACAAACCGGTGGTAGCCGCCATGCATGGCTACGCGCTAGGCGGAGGACTCGAGCATGCCCTGGCGTGCCACTACCGCATTGCGAGCCCGGACGCGAGACTTGGCCTGCCCGAAGTGAACCTCGGCATCATCCCGGCGGGCGGCGGAACGCAGCGGCTGACACGCATCGCCGGGCCGGCCGCGGCCCTGGACGTGATTCTCAGTGGTCGCCATGTCGGCGCCGAGGAGGCACAGCGACTCGGCATCGTCGATGCCATCATGGACGGCACTGACCTGCGAACGGCGGCGATCCGTTTCGCCAGGGGCGTCGCCTCACGCCGCCCGTTGCCGCGCGCGCGCGACTCGGCGCAGGGCATCGAATTGACAGGGGCGGGAGCGACCGCACTGGACGCTGCGCGCAAGTCCATCACAAAGAAGTCGCGCCATCTTAAGGCGCCGGCGTATGCACTCGAATGCGTGGAGGCGGCGCTCACCAGGCCGTTTGACGAGGGGTAG
- a CDS encoding aldehyde dehydrogenase family protein, translated as MIGGKWVNAASGKTFATIDPSTEEALVEVAEADREDIDAAVRAARQAFEAPSWAGISPHVRARYLLRIADAIEKHADELAALETLDMGAPLAFTVGRVASAAELFRYYAGWATKTHGTTNPTDASRFIYSLREPMGVCALINAWNVPLVMAATKLAPALVCGNTAVLKPAEQSPLTTLRLAELIQELDLPPGVVNVVPGYGATAGAAMAAHPDVDKIAFTGSTGVGRQILQASAGNLKKVTLELGGKSPNIIFPDADLDRAVETAVVAFCRNSGQICSAGTRLFVHESLHEEIAQRVSEIAATYRVGSPLLPDTQMGPLISERQMRRVLSYVDAGREDGASLVLGGSRVGDTGYFVAPTVFCGVSNSMRIAREEIFGPVLSIIPFKDEADVVRMGNDTEYGLAAAVWTRDVSRAHRVARALKSGRVWINTYAETDPVMAIGGYKQSGYGREMGAESIDAYSQTKSVLMRL; from the coding sequence TTGATCGGCGGCAAATGGGTCAATGCCGCCTCGGGCAAGACTTTTGCCACCATCGATCCGTCCACCGAAGAGGCCCTTGTGGAGGTGGCCGAGGCAGACCGCGAGGATATCGATGCGGCAGTTCGCGCCGCCAGGCAGGCGTTCGAAGCGCCTTCGTGGGCCGGGATTTCCCCGCATGTCCGCGCGCGCTACCTGTTGCGGATCGCCGATGCGATTGAAAAGCACGCCGACGAGCTTGCCGCGCTGGAGACCCTCGATATGGGCGCGCCATTGGCGTTCACGGTCGGCCGCGTTGCCTCGGCGGCTGAGCTCTTCCGGTACTACGCGGGGTGGGCAACAAAGACCCATGGCACGACCAACCCGACGGATGCCTCCCGTTTCATCTATTCCCTGCGCGAGCCCATGGGGGTGTGCGCGCTGATCAATGCCTGGAACGTGCCACTTGTCATGGCGGCGACCAAGCTTGCCCCGGCGCTGGTCTGCGGCAACACCGCTGTCCTGAAGCCGGCGGAGCAGTCGCCGCTGACGACGCTCCGGCTGGCTGAGCTCATTCAGGAGCTTGATTTGCCGCCCGGTGTCGTCAATGTGGTACCGGGATATGGTGCTACAGCAGGTGCGGCCATGGCGGCGCATCCCGATGTCGACAAGATCGCCTTCACCGGTTCGACCGGCGTTGGCCGTCAGATTCTCCAGGCGTCGGCGGGCAACCTGAAAAAGGTCACGCTGGAGCTTGGAGGCAAGTCGCCGAACATTATCTTTCCGGACGCCGATCTGGACCGTGCGGTCGAGACCGCGGTGGTGGCGTTCTGCCGAAATTCCGGACAGATCTGCTCCGCGGGCACGCGCCTGTTCGTTCATGAGAGCCTGCATGAAGAAATCGCGCAGCGCGTTTCGGAGATCGCGGCTACGTACCGGGTCGGCTCGCCGCTGCTACCGGACACCCAGATGGGTCCCTTGATTTCGGAGCGTCAGATGCGTCGCGTCCTGTCCTACGTCGACGCCGGACGCGAAGACGGCGCCAGTCTGGTGCTGGGTGGCTCGCGCGTGGGCGACACCGGATATTTCGTGGCACCGACGGTGTTCTGTGGCGTATCCAACTCGATGCGGATTGCGCGGGAAGAGATCTTCGGGCCCGTGCTTTCCATCATCCCGTTCAAGGACGAGGCGGACGTTGTCAGGATGGGCAATGACACGGAATACGGGCTGGCAGCGGCGGTTTGGACCAGGGACGTCAGCCGGGCTCACCGGGTTGCGCGGGCGCTGAAGTCCGGCCGCGTGTGGATCAATACCTATGCCGAGACCGACCCCGTGATGGCCATTGGCGGATACAAGCAGTCCGGCTATGGTCGGGAGATGGGGGCGGAGTCGATCGACGCCTATAGCCAGACCAAATCGGTGCTGATGCGGCTATGA
- a CDS encoding GMC family oxidoreductase, with protein sequence MLRDRASADLAQSPDLLAPGDTAKGSESHGLLTVSDPSVLHPAALAFVEAAQRTGLTRLDDFNDGEQEGVGLLRATIRNGVRQSTYDAFVAPIAARRPNLDIRTGVHVRRLLFSGVTATGIEAEINGQIQRFEAVREVVLCAGALSSPHLLMLSGIGDAEQLRRHGIAMVAHLPGAGKNLQDHFAVRVQARTTREGSYNQHLAGWRKYAAGARYLLTKGGYLALGSSIAAAFFRSGPQVAYADMEVSFRPMTFSYAGTSEAVVDDFPAISASVYRVRPDSRGEVILRSADPMQSPAFVPNYLHAPEDIGAMLAGLRRLRQILAMEPLASFVLEELVPGKEVHTDAQWIDYMEREGQCAFHHAGTCKMGNDRMAVVDARLRVRGVERLRIVDASIMPVVTSGNTNAPTIMIGEKGADMILADQRAASRAA encoded by the coding sequence GTGCTTCGAGACAGAGCCAGTGCCGACCTTGCGCAATCGCCGGATCTACTGGCCCCGGGCGACACGGCAAAAGGCAGCGAGTCGCACGGGCTTTTGACGGTAAGTGATCCGTCGGTTCTCCATCCCGCGGCGCTTGCCTTCGTCGAGGCGGCGCAGCGCACTGGCCTGACGCGCCTGGATGACTTCAACGACGGTGAGCAGGAAGGCGTTGGACTGTTGCGCGCCACGATCCGCAACGGGGTGCGGCAATCCACTTATGACGCATTCGTGGCCCCGATTGCCGCGCGTCGGCCGAATCTCGACATACGGACTGGCGTGCACGTGCGCAGACTCCTGTTCAGCGGAGTTACCGCGACCGGTATCGAGGCTGAGATCAATGGGCAGATTCAGCGTTTTGAGGCGGTGCGTGAAGTGGTGCTGTGCGCGGGCGCGCTCAGCTCCCCGCACCTTCTGATGCTGTCCGGCATCGGCGATGCAGAGCAACTGCGGCGGCACGGCATCGCAATGGTGGCGCACCTGCCGGGCGCGGGCAAGAACCTGCAGGACCATTTCGCCGTGCGGGTGCAGGCGAGGACCACGCGAGAGGGCTCTTACAATCAGCATCTTGCCGGCTGGCGCAAGTACGCTGCGGGTGCGCGCTATCTGCTGACAAAAGGCGGCTACCTTGCGCTGGGCTCTTCGATCGCTGCCGCTTTCTTTCGTAGCGGGCCGCAGGTGGCCTACGCGGACATGGAAGTCAGCTTTCGTCCGATGACCTTCTCGTATGCGGGAACCAGTGAAGCGGTGGTCGACGATTTCCCCGCGATCAGCGCATCGGTCTATCGCGTGCGTCCGGACTCGCGCGGTGAAGTGATCCTTCGCAGCGCCGATCCGATGCAGTCTCCAGCCTTCGTACCTAACTACCTTCACGCTCCCGAGGATATCGGCGCAATGCTCGCAGGCCTGCGGCGATTGCGCCAAATCCTTGCAATGGAGCCGCTGGCTTCGTTCGTCCTTGAAGAACTGGTGCCAGGGAAGGAAGTGCATACCGACGCGCAATGGATCGACTATATGGAGCGCGAAGGCCAGTGCGCGTTCCATCACGCGGGGACATGCAAGATGGGCAATGACCGCATGGCGGTCGTTGATGCACGCCTGCGCGTGCGGGGCGTCGAACGTCTGCGTATCGTCGATGCTTCGATCATGCCTGTCGTGACATCCGGCAATACGAATGCCCCGACCATCATGATTGGGGAGAAGGGCGCGGACATGATTCTTGCAGACCAGCGCGCAGCAAGTCGGGCGGCATAG
- a CDS encoding NAD-binding protein, with protein MRRRILKIGYIGLGALGRELARRFLPAHDLCVWDLNPAACEYLSSLGARVASSAADLGRQCDVVLVCLPRSADVHRLAFGPDGLASGLSEGKLVIDQTSGAPGETRQIAEMLASHGVEMMDAAVSASPHVVAEGGATLMASGPDAVYERALPVLRVISEAITHCGRRVGDGQGMKIVNNAMNACARVGTLEMAALGAKAGLSLAAMSEHLNRGKARNQTTDKMLPALVQGKSSTNFALALMVKDVAQAVALGAQTRVPMPITSATLGLLQAGANTLGSSATLEDMVGVIASLAGTQLAPAPTVQPAGIATPEAGQILTLLEDGISALCSLVAYECTAVGLRHGLGLADMATVINRSSGWSEASRTLLPALVSGGRTENASLRSVIDGLGATCALAIAVGVPVMLVQLVRSLFEQGANQLPDSADISQMRSVYESTVGVRYGS; from the coding sequence GTGAGGAGACGGATCTTGAAGATTGGATATATCGGCCTGGGCGCACTGGGCCGGGAGCTCGCCCGGCGCTTCTTGCCGGCGCATGACCTTTGCGTGTGGGACCTGAATCCTGCCGCATGCGAATACTTGTCGTCGCTTGGCGCCAGGGTGGCATCGTCGGCGGCGGACCTTGGGCGCCAATGCGATGTGGTTCTGGTGTGCCTGCCCCGCAGCGCTGATGTGCACCGGCTTGCATTCGGACCTGACGGCCTCGCCTCAGGCTTGTCGGAGGGCAAGCTGGTGATCGACCAGACCAGCGGCGCGCCCGGCGAGACGCGGCAGATCGCGGAAATGCTGGCCAGCCATGGCGTGGAGATGATGGATGCGGCGGTGTCTGCCAGTCCGCATGTCGTCGCCGAAGGCGGCGCGACACTGATGGCGTCAGGCCCGGATGCCGTATATGAACGAGCCTTGCCGGTTTTGCGCGTGATCAGCGAAGCCATCACCCATTGTGGCCGGCGTGTCGGCGACGGCCAGGGGATGAAGATCGTCAACAACGCCATGAATGCATGCGCCCGCGTGGGTACGTTGGAAATGGCGGCCCTTGGGGCAAAGGCCGGCTTGTCCCTGGCGGCGATGAGCGAGCATCTGAATCGGGGAAAGGCAAGAAACCAGACGACCGACAAGATGCTTCCGGCCCTGGTGCAAGGCAAGTCTTCGACGAACTTCGCGTTGGCGCTGATGGTGAAGGACGTGGCGCAGGCGGTCGCGTTGGGAGCCCAGACGCGGGTTCCGATGCCGATCACCAGCGCGACCCTGGGACTGCTGCAGGCCGGCGCCAATACCTTGGGTTCGAGCGCGACGCTGGAGGACATGGTCGGGGTGATCGCGTCGCTTGCGGGGACGCAATTGGCGCCTGCGCCCACAGTTCAGCCCGCCGGTATCGCAACGCCAGAGGCCGGTCAGATCCTGACTCTGCTTGAAGATGGCATTTCGGCGCTCTGCAGCCTTGTAGCTTACGAGTGCACCGCTGTCGGACTTCGTCATGGCCTTGGCCTGGCCGATATGGCGACTGTCATCAACCGGAGCTCCGGTTGGAGTGAAGCCTCGCGCACTCTGTTGCCCGCTCTGGTATCTGGTGGAAGGACGGAAAACGCCAGCCTACGATCGGTCATCGATGGACTGGGCGCCACGTGCGCCCTCGCGATCGCGGTAGGCGTACCCGTGATGCTGGTGCAGCTTGTACGCAGCCTGTTCGAGCAGGGGGCCAATCAGTTGCCTGATTCCGCCGATATTTCGCAGATGCGCAGCGTGTATGAATCGACGGTGGGTGTCCGCTATGGAAGCTGA
- a CDS encoding SDR family oxidoreductase has product MESVPGTGIGRAQCQGSLGRQGTGWDVANAALFLASDEANFITGISVLVDGGRILNRI; this is encoded by the coding sequence ATGGAATCAGTCCCGGGAACAGGTATCGGCCGAGCGCAATGCCAAGGTTCCCTCGGCCGGCAGGGTACGGGCTGGGACGTCGCTAATGCCGCTCTGTTCCTCGCCTCCGATGAAGCGAACTTCATCACGGGCATATCGGTACTGGTCGATGGCGGTCGCATCCTGAATCGCATTTGA